In the genome of Xanthobacteraceae bacterium, one region contains:
- a CDS encoding serine/threonine protein kinase, which yields MSFDGDPNALRAGHRIAGYEILRVLGAGGFGITYEAESPITGKHVAIKEFFPRGIASRESATRIIYSSRDQELVDWALKRFETSTTDQSKLRHPNIVEVIHYIKENDTGYMIMEYVEGKTLEHWLRERETPPSVAEMRLIMEPILDALEYLHSLKLIHRDIAPDNIMVRPDGRPIIIDFGAIKLIERQTQIRSSTNRSFMVSKQFYSPPEQVRDNYELDARADVYATGATLYRAFAGRPPANAEERTQNIALGEGDPFKPINTMTKVLPPEVANVIDRALAFRRDDRVGSIGELREALGWGKSKFVTVAVVPDTAGQGATAPGFTAAGATAAGSTAPASIGGFRAPSSAPSSAPVIEGAKPAAKQDSSSPLQFMRRWLTPAIVAGTLAAALVLVLGLNPAKMFSSGNMQIVTAPPPTVPPPRIKESEPKPVPQELPKQQPAQPKPQPEQQQQQQVTSPPPVAEPKVTPPAPPPVDPVAEARRDYELAVGIGTKEALNAFLQRHPKGFYADLARGQLAKIAAQESKDLARRLNAELTRVGCAAPAGEIWTDASQRALALFNQHAQTKFDVKLASADALTAVREKTARVCPLVCAQGQRAQGDTCVTIAPPPAQQKQPQVRQQQQQPQQKQAAPRGGRQTVCGTTGCHQGEVYNAGDPRTKNKNCTIVPSGINRGGAGQTQVVCN from the coding sequence ATGTCCTTCGACGGCGACCCTAATGCTCTGAGAGCCGGCCACAGGATTGCCGGCTACGAAATCCTGCGCGTGCTCGGGGCAGGCGGCTTCGGCATTACCTACGAGGCGGAAAGCCCGATCACCGGCAAGCACGTCGCGATCAAGGAGTTTTTTCCGCGCGGCATCGCCTCTCGCGAGAGCGCGACCCGCATCATCTATTCCTCGCGCGATCAGGAACTGGTGGACTGGGCGCTCAAGCGCTTCGAAACCTCGACCACCGACCAGAGCAAGCTGCGGCATCCGAACATCGTCGAGGTAATCCACTACATCAAGGAAAACGACACCGGTTACATGATCATGGAGTATGTCGAGGGCAAAACCCTCGAACATTGGCTCCGCGAGCGCGAAACGCCGCCATCCGTGGCCGAAATGCGGCTGATCATGGAACCGATCCTCGACGCGCTTGAGTATCTGCACTCCCTGAAACTGATCCACCGCGACATCGCCCCCGACAACATCATGGTGCGTCCGGATGGGCGGCCGATCATCATTGATTTCGGCGCGATCAAGTTGATCGAGCGGCAGACGCAGATACGTTCCTCGACCAACCGCTCGTTCATGGTCTCGAAGCAATTCTATTCGCCGCCCGAGCAGGTGCGCGACAATTACGAACTGGATGCACGCGCGGATGTGTATGCGACCGGCGCCACGTTGTATCGCGCCTTCGCCGGACGCCCGCCCGCGAACGCGGAAGAGCGCACGCAGAACATTGCGCTGGGTGAGGGCGATCCGTTCAAGCCGATCAATACGATGACCAAGGTGCTGCCGCCTGAAGTCGCGAACGTGATCGACCGCGCGCTCGCATTCCGCCGCGACGACCGCGTCGGCTCTATTGGCGAACTGCGTGAAGCGCTCGGCTGGGGTAAATCGAAATTCGTTACCGTAGCTGTCGTTCCCGATACTGCAGGTCAGGGGGCTACCGCTCCCGGTTTCACGGCGGCGGGTGCGACAGCGGCCGGGTCGACGGCTCCCGCAAGCATTGGCGGGTTTCGCGCGCCGTCTTCCGCTCCGTCATCCGCGCCGGTTATCGAAGGCGCGAAACCTGCCGCGAAGCAAGATTCGTCCTCGCCGCTGCAATTCATGCGCCGCTGGCTGACGCCAGCAATCGTCGCCGGTACACTCGCTGCCGCGCTGGTGCTGGTGCTCGGTCTCAATCCGGCGAAGATGTTTTCCTCCGGCAACATGCAAATCGTGACTGCGCCGCCGCCAACGGTGCCGCCGCCGAGGATCAAGGAGTCCGAGCCTAAGCCCGTTCCGCAGGAGTTGCCGAAGCAGCAGCCTGCGCAACCGAAGCCTCAGCCGGAGCAACAGCAGCAGCAACAGGTGACTTCGCCGCCGCCCGTGGCAGAACCGAAAGTGACGCCGCCCGCGCCGCCGCCGGTCGATCCCGTCGCCGAAGCGCGGCGCGATTACGAACTCGCGGTAGGTATCGGCACCAAGGAAGCGCTGAACGCCTTCCTGCAACGGCATCCGAAAGGTTTCTACGCCGATCTCGCGCGCGGCCAGCTTGCCAAGATCGCCGCGCAGGAATCGAAGGATCTCGCGCGTAGACTCAATGCCGAACTTACGCGCGTCGGCTGTGCTGCGCCCGCGGGTGAAATATGGACCGACGCCTCGCAGCGCGCGCTTGCGCTGTTCAATCAACACGCGCAGACGAAGTTTGACGTGAAACTTGCAAGCGCCGACGCATTGACCGCGGTACGGGAAAAAACCGCGCGCGTTTGTCCGCTGGTCTGCGCACAGGGCCAGCGCGCGCAAGGCGATACCTGTGTCACGATCGCGCCGCCGCCTGCGCAACAGAAGCAGCCGCAGGTCCGGCAACAGCAACAACAGCCGCAGCAGAAACAGGCTGCTCCGCGCGGCGGACGCCAGACCGTTTGCGGCACTACGGGATGCCATCAGGGCGAAGTCTACAACGCCGGCGATCCGCGCACGAAAAACAAGAACTGCACCATCGTGCCGAGCGGCATCAACCGTGGCGGCGCCGGGCAGACGCAGGTCGTTTGCAACTGA
- a CDS encoding PAS domain S-box protein yields the protein MSNTDTLLAALSRRDTWSGVTVLWPVAGTQTARPVDLAALPVFNRERQFTGYRGFGVFRDAVPFIAKVQPAAPAGPEAKTDNEQKPAEEKIEETAQQVQKETPSTDTPPPLEVRDNKVIRIHAADPYQAVSEHEEPKPKLDPKDEIAFREIGRVLGKEDLESSRANAIRQIERAFDLHDGKDTPETPETEESAAPESTPEETPRVYRRELNDSFKQNIVPPPPAETPTPFVAADVPSNEPQLETAAAPDVAPAAQPEDPLPPSERALLDKLPLGIAVHRGDEVLYANRTLLGWLGIETAEALGKEGGVKRIFSEVPQPEENDPTIPRTLAVQGPNNEPIPVETRLFSMPWYGVPSLVYVLRRANAGFDERRETIERALRAAEASTREQQAILDTATDGVLLIDRDGKIIGINKSAEALFGFDFAEIQNSSFTMLFAPESHRAAVDYLDSLASNGVASVLNDGREVVGRERKGGLIPLFMTLGKIGEEGHKFCAVLRDITQWKRAEEELTGARRQAELASSHKSDFLAKISHEMRTPLNAIIGFAEVMMQERFGPIGSERYRDYLKDIHQSGEHLISLINDLLDLSKIEAGKLELEFVSVDLNEIARQSMALMQPQANRERVIIRSALATNLPPVVADARSIRQIVLNLLSNSVKFTKPGGQVILSTSLTEQGEVVLRVRDTGVGMTEEEIAAALEPFRQLATSGRNSAGGTGLGLPLTKALVEANRATFHIKSAQNAGTLIEVSFPSTRVLAG from the coding sequence ATGAGCAATACCGACACGCTGCTCGCCGCACTTTCGCGCCGCGATACCTGGTCGGGCGTCACCGTGCTGTGGCCTGTCGCCGGCACGCAGACCGCGCGGCCGGTCGACCTCGCCGCGTTGCCCGTATTCAATCGCGAACGCCAGTTCACCGGCTATCGCGGCTTCGGCGTGTTCCGCGACGCCGTCCCGTTCATCGCAAAGGTACAGCCCGCCGCTCCCGCCGGACCGGAAGCGAAGACCGACAACGAGCAGAAGCCCGCGGAAGAAAAAATCGAAGAGACCGCGCAGCAGGTACAGAAAGAAACTCCTTCCACCGATACGCCGCCGCCGCTGGAAGTGCGCGACAACAAGGTGATCCGGATTCACGCCGCCGATCCCTACCAGGCCGTTTCCGAGCACGAAGAACCGAAACCGAAACTCGACCCGAAGGATGAAATCGCGTTCCGCGAAATCGGCCGCGTGCTCGGCAAGGAAGACCTGGAAAGCAGCCGCGCCAATGCGATCCGCCAGATCGAGAGGGCGTTCGACCTTCACGACGGCAAGGACACGCCGGAAACGCCAGAAACGGAAGAATCTGCTGCGCCGGAATCAACCCCTGAAGAAACACCGCGGGTCTATCGCCGCGAACTGAACGACAGCTTCAAGCAGAACATCGTTCCACCGCCGCCCGCCGAAACGCCGACGCCGTTCGTCGCGGCCGATGTGCCGTCGAACGAGCCACAGCTCGAAACCGCGGCTGCGCCGGATGTCGCGCCCGCTGCGCAGCCGGAAGATCCGCTTCCTCCCAGCGAGCGCGCGCTGCTCGACAAGCTGCCGCTCGGCATCGCCGTCCATCGCGGCGACGAAGTGCTGTACGCGAACCGCACCCTGCTCGGCTGGCTTGGCATCGAAACCGCGGAAGCGCTCGGCAAGGAAGGCGGCGTCAAGCGAATTTTCTCCGAAGTGCCGCAGCCGGAAGAAAACGATCCGACCATTCCGCGCACGCTCGCGGTGCAAGGCCCGAACAACGAACCGATCCCGGTCGAGACGCGGCTGTTCTCGATGCCTTGGTACGGCGTGCCGTCGCTCGTTTATGTGCTGCGCCGCGCGAATGCGGGTTTCGACGAGCGCCGCGAAACCATCGAGCGCGCGCTGCGCGCGGCCGAAGCCAGCACCCGCGAACAGCAGGCGATCCTCGACACCGCCACCGACGGCGTGCTGCTGATTGACCGCGACGGCAAGATCATCGGCATCAACAAATCGGCGGAAGCGCTGTTCGGCTTCGACTTCGCCGAAATCCAGAACTCGTCGTTCACGATGCTGTTCGCACCGGAAAGCCACCGCGCGGCGGTCGATTATCTCGACAGCCTCGCCTCGAACGGCGTCGCCAGCGTGCTTAACGACGGGCGCGAAGTAGTCGGGCGCGAACGCAAGGGCGGCCTGATTCCGCTTTTCATGACGCTCGGCAAGATCGGCGAGGAAGGCCACAAATTTTGCGCAGTTTTGCGCGACATCACGCAGTGGAAGCGCGCGGAAGAGGAACTAACCGGCGCGCGGCGGCAGGCAGAACTTGCCAGCTCGCACAAGTCCGATTTCCTCGCGAAGATCAGCCACGAAATGCGCACGCCGCTGAACGCCATCATCGGCTTCGCGGAAGTGATGATGCAGGAACGCTTCGGCCCGATCGGCAGCGAGCGTTACCGCGACTACCTGAAAGACATTCATCAGTCCGGCGAGCACCTGATTTCGCTGATCAACGATCTGCTCGACCTTTCCAAGATCGAAGCCGGCAAGCTGGAGCTGGAATTCGTCAGCGTCGACCTGAACGAGATCGCGCGGCAGTCGATGGCGCTGATGCAGCCGCAGGCAAACCGCGAACGCGTCATCATCCGTTCGGCGCTCGCGACCAACCTGCCGCCGGTGGTGGCCGATGCGCGCTCGATCCGGCAGATCGTGTTGAACCTGCTCTCGAACTCTGTGAAATTCACGAAGCCGGGCGGTCAGGTCATCCTCTCCACCTCGCTCACCGAACAGGGCGAAGTGGTGCTGCGCGTGCGCGACACCGGCGTCGGCATGACGGAAGAAGAAATCGCGGCCGCGCTGGAGCCGTTCCGCCAGCTTGCAACTTCGGGACGCAACAGCGCCGGCGGCACCGGCCTCGGCCTGCCGCTGACCAAGGCGCTGGTCGAAGCCAACCGCGCCACCTTCCACATCAAGAGTGCGCAGAACGCGGGCACACTGATCGAAGTGTCGTTTCCCTCGACGCGCGTGCTGGCGGGCTAA
- a CDS encoding phasin family protein, which translates to MSFGKIPGMEIPHEMRAFAEKSVEQAKTAFDNYISHATKAMNAVEGSANAMQSGAKDIGRQALGFAEENVAAAFAFAEKVVRAGGPEEIMRLQAEFAKETMQKLTEQSKVMGEQVATAAREATKPRT; encoded by the coding sequence ATGTCGTTCGGCAAAATTCCGGGAATGGAAATTCCGCACGAGATGCGCGCCTTCGCCGAGAAAAGCGTAGAGCAGGCGAAGACTGCGTTCGACAACTACATCAGCCACGCGACCAAGGCGATGAATGCGGTCGAAGGTTCCGCGAATGCGATGCAATCGGGCGCCAAGGACATTGGCCGCCAGGCCCTCGGCTTTGCCGAGGAGAATGTGGCCGCTGCTTTTGCCTTCGCCGAGAAGGTCGTCCGCGCCGGTGGGCCGGAAGAAATCATGCGTCTGCAGGCTGAGTTCGCAAAGGAAACCATGCAGAAGCTGACCGAGCAGTCCAAGGTGATGGGCGAGCAGGTGGCGACCGCCGCCCGCGAGGCAACCAAGCCCCGGACCTGA
- a CDS encoding phasin, with amino-acid sequence MTEMPKFEMPKTEVPEVVRELAEKGVKQAKDAYEKMKSAAEETTDLLETTYTTASKGAAEFNAKALEALRANVNASFDYTSKMLGSKTLADAAELSTTYFRAQFEALTAQAKDLSALAQKIATDTSEPIKSGVAKNFKAFS; translated from the coding sequence ATGACCGAGATGCCGAAATTCGAAATGCCGAAGACCGAAGTCCCGGAAGTCGTCCGCGAACTCGCGGAGAAGGGCGTGAAGCAGGCCAAGGACGCCTACGAGAAGATGAAGTCGGCGGCCGAAGAAACCACCGATCTGCTCGAGACGACCTACACCACCGCCTCGAAGGGTGCGGCGGAGTTCAACGCGAAGGCGCTCGAAGCGCTCCGTGCGAACGTGAACGCTTCCTTCGACTACACCAGCAAGATGCTCGGCTCGAAGACGCTGGCCGACGCCGCGGAGCTTTCGACCACCTATTTCCGCGCGCAATTCGAAGCGCTGACCGCGCAGGCCAAGGATCTCTCCGCGCTCGCGCAGAAGATCGCCACCGACACTTCGGAGCCGATCAAGTCCGGCGTTGCCAAGAACTTTAAGGCGTTCTCGTAA
- a CDS encoding group III truncated hemoglobin has protein sequence MQSAASSPLDGASLASVNEDSIRALVHRFYASVQKDELIGPIFDREIASERWPVHLEKMCAFWSSLLLKTRGYEGRPLSPHLRMDELSDEHFQRWIKLFRATANEVFEAGDAAAISLLAERIAHSFRLAIAFHRGEDTTNLKPFVASH, from the coding sequence GTGCAAAGTGCCGCCTCCTCTCCGCTCGACGGCGCAAGCCTTGCCTCCGTCAATGAGGACAGTATCCGTGCGCTGGTGCATCGCTTCTACGCTTCGGTACAGAAGGACGAACTGATCGGACCAATCTTCGACCGCGAGATCGCCTCGGAGCGATGGCCGGTCCATCTCGAAAAGATGTGTGCGTTCTGGTCTTCGCTGCTGCTGAAAACGCGCGGCTACGAAGGCCGACCGCTCTCCCCGCATCTGCGGATGGACGAGCTTTCCGACGAGCACTTCCAGCGCTGGATCAAGCTGTTCCGCGCTACCGCGAACGAAGTATTCGAGGCCGGGGATGCCGCTGCGATCAGCCTGCTTGCGGAGCGCATCGCGCATAGTTTCCGGCTTGCGATTGCGTTCCACCGTGGCGAGGATACGACGAACCTGAAACCTTTCGTCGCCTCCCACTGA
- a CDS encoding ABC transporter ATP-binding protein/permease translates to MKQIAEVLRTFFALAVPYFRSEERWQARLLLFAVIAAEFGVVYALVAFNHWNAYFFNAIQNRDWDDFMYALLLFGGIALWTALATMAQFYFGQMLIMRWRRWMTEQYVNRWMADARHYKMRVLGHDVDNTHLRIANDILIFLQKTHDLGYNFLGSLIALVSFAYILWGLSSAAPFVVFGTDLTFPGYLFWIAILYAAVGTLIAHWIGKPLIAYNFNQQRFESDYRFAITRAWDHSEPIALMRGEKIEREVLGTRFGNLVRNWTRLIRRQSGLTFFVTGYTQWSLVFPTLVASPAYFLGAIPLGSLMQGALAFQRVDIAFAFFLHSYAKIAEWKASMDRIAQLDEALGKVDAPQDEKALIRFGKTMNGDLQASDLVVKLPDGRAIAALDKLSLASSSRTLMEGQSGSGKSSILRALAGVWTRGSGEISLPDGKLLAMPQRFYFPLGSLRTVISYPTPREEVDDSRLRDVLEQVGLGYLAARLDEDAEWGSMLSGGEQQRVAFARAILRNPDILLLDDTTSNLDGDATKQMYEALARNLPGTIVLSLARSSALVTLHGQTIALPPAAARAS, encoded by the coding sequence ATGAAACAGATCGCCGAAGTCCTGCGGACGTTCTTTGCGCTCGCGGTCCCCTATTTCCGCTCCGAGGAAAGATGGCAGGCACGACTCCTGCTGTTTGCCGTGATCGCCGCCGAGTTCGGCGTGGTCTATGCGCTGGTCGCGTTCAACCACTGGAACGCCTACTTCTTCAACGCAATCCAGAACCGGGACTGGGACGACTTCATGTATGCGCTGCTGCTGTTCGGCGGCATCGCGCTCTGGACCGCGCTCGCGACGATGGCGCAGTTCTACTTCGGACAAATGCTCATCATGCGCTGGCGGCGCTGGATGACGGAGCAATATGTAAACCGCTGGATGGCGGACGCGCGCCACTACAAGATGCGCGTGCTCGGCCACGACGTCGACAACACGCACCTGCGTATCGCGAACGACATTCTCATCTTTCTCCAGAAGACCCACGATCTCGGTTACAATTTTCTCGGCAGCCTGATCGCGCTCGTCTCCTTTGCGTACATCCTCTGGGGGCTTTCCAGCGCGGCGCCATTCGTCGTGTTCGGCACCGACCTCACCTTCCCCGGCTATTTGTTCTGGATCGCAATTCTTTATGCGGCGGTCGGCACACTGATCGCGCACTGGATCGGCAAGCCGCTGATTGCGTACAATTTCAATCAGCAGCGTTTCGAATCCGATTATCGCTTTGCGATTACCCGCGCGTGGGACCACTCCGAACCGATCGCGCTGATGCGCGGCGAGAAGATTGAGCGCGAGGTACTCGGCACGCGTTTCGGCAATCTGGTGCGTAACTGGACGCGCCTGATCCGCCGCCAGTCGGGACTGACATTCTTCGTCACCGGCTATACGCAATGGTCGCTGGTGTTTCCGACGCTGGTCGCGAGTCCCGCCTATTTCCTCGGCGCGATTCCGCTCGGCTCGCTGATGCAGGGCGCGCTCGCATTCCAGCGCGTGGATATTGCCTTCGCATTTTTCCTCCATTCCTACGCGAAGATAGCGGAATGGAAGGCGAGCATGGACCGCATCGCGCAACTCGACGAAGCGCTTGGCAAAGTCGACGCGCCGCAGGACGAAAAAGCCCTGATCCGTTTCGGCAAGACCATGAACGGCGACTTGCAAGCCAGCGATCTCGTGGTGAAGCTGCCCGACGGACGCGCCATCGCGGCACTCGACAAACTTTCGCTCGCATCCAGCTCCCGCACGTTGATGGAAGGGCAATCCGGCTCCGGCAAGTCGAGCATCCTGCGCGCGCTCGCGGGCGTATGGACGCGCGGCAGCGGCGAGATTTCGCTTCCCGATGGAAAGCTCCTCGCAATGCCACAGCGCTTCTACTTCCCGCTCGGTTCGCTGCGAACGGTCATCTCCTATCCGACGCCACGGGAGGAAGTGGACGATTCGCGGCTTCGCGACGTGCTCGAACAGGTAGGCCTCGGCTATCTCGCGGCGCGACTCGACGAGGACGCGGAATGGGGTTCGATGCTTTCCGGCGGCGAACAGCAGCGTGTCGCCTTTGCACGCGCCATCCTGCGCAATCCGGACATATTATTGCTGGACGATACCACCTCGAACCTGGACGGCGACGCCACGAAACAGATGTACGAGGCGCTCGCGCGCAACCTGCCCGGCACCATCGTGCTGTCGCTTGCGCGCAGCAGCGCGCTCGTTACGCTTCACGGACAAACCATCGCATTGCCGCCGGCAGCGGCGCGTGCAAGCTAA
- a CDS encoding sigma 54-interacting transcriptional regulator — protein sequence MGRAAPKKEAKPESSERFFRDVARDNRLILEAAGEGIYGVNAEGKTTFVNPAAARMLGWNAEDLIGKDMHTTVHHSHSDGSHYHNHDCPIYAAFRDGAVHQVSDEVFWRKDGSFFFVEYTSTPIEDRGVVVGAVIVFRDITQRRVDDERLREALAEVGRLREKLERENAYLQEEIRIEGNRRGIVGESAAMQQIVRQIEIAAPSRLSVLIAGESGTGKELIARTIHEASIRGEHPFIRVNCATLSRADAEAELFGDGRSDSGRIELADGGTLFLDEAGDLPLEAQDRLLRVFEQSESTPAKTHSAPRLDTRVIAATNRDLKAAVRRGSFRSELYYRLSVIAIEAPPLRERREDIPLLAAHFLASANRKLRTASSSKISEADMRRMIEYAWPGNARELQNVIERGAMLARGGAIRIDLPRPVAAHRTANAAAQVVTEDARRERDRTNIMAALDACGGKIFGRGGAAELLDIKPTTLASRIKSLGIRHRKNGPREPRSR from the coding sequence ATGGGCAGAGCAGCGCCAAAGAAAGAGGCAAAACCGGAAAGCAGCGAACGCTTCTTTCGGGACGTCGCGCGCGACAACCGCCTCATCCTCGAAGCCGCGGGCGAAGGCATCTACGGTGTGAACGCGGAAGGTAAAACCACGTTCGTAAATCCCGCAGCCGCACGCATGCTGGGCTGGAACGCGGAAGACCTCATCGGCAAGGACATGCACACTACGGTGCATCACAGCCACTCCGATGGTTCGCATTATCACAATCACGACTGCCCGATTTATGCGGCGTTCCGAGACGGTGCCGTGCATCAGGTCTCGGACGAAGTGTTCTGGCGGAAAGACGGCTCGTTCTTTTTCGTCGAATATACTTCAACGCCGATCGAGGATCGTGGCGTCGTGGTCGGCGCGGTGATCGTATTCCGTGATATCACGCAGCGCCGCGTGGATGACGAACGCCTGCGCGAAGCGCTCGCGGAAGTCGGCCGTCTTCGTGAGAAACTTGAGCGCGAAAACGCCTATTTGCAGGAAGAAATCCGCATCGAGGGTAATCGCCGCGGCATCGTCGGCGAGAGCGCGGCGATGCAGCAGATCGTGCGTCAGATCGAGATCGCGGCCCCTTCCCGCCTCAGCGTGCTGATCGCGGGCGAGAGCGGCACCGGCAAGGAACTGATCGCTCGCACGATCCACGAAGCGAGTATCCGTGGCGAGCATCCATTCATCCGCGTGAATTGTGCAACGCTCTCGCGCGCCGATGCCGAAGCCGAACTGTTCGGCGACGGAAGAAGCGATTCCGGCCGCATCGAACTGGCCGACGGCGGCACCCTGTTTCTCGACGAAGCAGGCGACCTGCCGCTAGAAGCGCAAGACCGGCTGTTGCGTGTCTTCGAACAAAGCGAAAGCACGCCGGCGAAAACGCACAGTGCGCCAAGGCTGGATACCCGCGTGATCGCCGCCACCAACCGCGACCTGAAAGCGGCCGTGCGGCGCGGCAGTTTCCGCAGCGAACTCTATTATCGGCTCAGCGTGATCGCGATCGAAGCGCCGCCGCTGCGCGAGCGCCGCGAAGACATTCCGCTGCTCGCCGCGCATTTCCTTGCAAGCGCGAACCGCAAGCTGCGCACGGCCTCCTCCTCGAAAATCTCCGAAGCCGACATGCGCCGCATGATCGAATACGCATGGCCAGGCAACGCACGGGAGTTGCAGAACGTGATCGAGCGCGGCGCGATGCTGGCGCGCGGCGGCGCAATCAGGATCGATTTGCCGCGGCCCGTCGCCGCGCACCGCACGGCGAATGCCGCAGCGCAGGTCGTTACCGAAGATGCGCGGCGCGAGCGGGACCGCACCAATATCATGGCCGCACTCGACGCCTGCGGCGGCAAGATATTCGGCCGTGGCGGCGCGGCCGAGCTGCTCGACATCAAGCCGACCACGCTCGCCTCCCGCATCAAGTCGCTCGGCATCCGCCATCGCAAGAACGGACCGCGCGAACCGCGCAGCCGTTAA